The window CACATGAAGTAACTGCCCAGAGGTTCAATTAATCACAGAAGAAAATGGGACATAGAGGAGAGGACAGTTACTCTAATCACCACACGCTACATAAACTTCATTCATCACAAATGATAAATGGTGAAACGAGATTATGGGTGACTTTAAcagattttctttctcttttgtttaaCAATGCTGGAATGGTCCATGCGAGAGACTTAGATATTCTGCGTTTTAAAACCAGTGGCAGTGCATTAAGCAATGCTAAAAAGTCATTGTAATGTCAACTAAAAAGCCTAAAACTGGCTATATGTGACAATATAGtgatataacttttttttatttatgcaagtGATGATTAATGCTTTATATATAACAAAATCCAACCATGTCGCAGACTCTTCTTGGATCCAGCCAGAAGCAGCAGGAGGTCTGTAgtgcttctgtcagacaaatgCCCATACAATGAATTACAAAAAACACCATGAAATGTTAATAACAACCTATAATTATTGGCATAAATTCATACAAACAGCGTGTGGGCCAGAATAGAGTCTGAGAGAGAAAGCGCAGCTGCCTCCCTTTATCCTTTTACCCTGTTGTTATTTCTGTGACAAGAgccatcttttctctctttctccctctctgttgttTGTTGCTCACATATTGGCTGATGCTGGGTTGGGTGCTTCTGTTCAGTGTCATCACACTCAGgttaaataaattacatcatGGCGCCCTCTGCCGTTTACTTATGGTAAATATATACCCGGAAGTAGCTggtgaaaatgaattaaaataaagcaCATCAATAATCGAGATTATCCCAGCTAGCAACTGCTGGATTTCCTGTCTGGGCCTCTGGCTTTCAGAACAAAAGCAAGGCTTTTTCATTGTGAAATCGTTTTAGTCGTGATCTGGCGGTAAAACATCATATTCACTTGAAGGCATATAGTTTATAGCTATAATTAGACTTTACATAATTGTGTTTGACAAGTGACCTTGTTTAGTTATCATCAAACAAGGCTTTACAAAGGTAGACGTGTTTGACAGCCCCACTAGGGTCTCTATCAAATATGCCTTTGAAAACTTATTGAACCTTTGTGTaagtgcaaagaaaaagaaaagttctcTCGAAGCATAGTTCCTGCTACTATTTGGATTTTTTAGTTTAGATGAGTGAGTGGGTGTAACAAACCAAATTCATCTGCTGTTAAGTGTGAGTCAGggagaattttttttgtgtggaccaatgaatgaatattgaatattttctaCTCATAGCTTGTTCataaaaattaaacagtaattcTACAGAACAAATTTTATTAACAAAATGTCACCATTTATACAGTGCACCGTTAACTTTGAAGGACAGTGATTTTATTCTTAAATCAACACAGTGTAAGTATGTTAGTGTAAAGATTAAGCCAGTAGCCAGGGGGTATTGACATATAACTTTGGCTGCATTAACTTCCTACAGTGCAGTCGAATCAAACACTTATTCTTGGGCCCCTATTGACCACCATAGATGTTACTGAGCAATCCGTGGATTATTAGAAGAAATAATTGTCAGACCTATTGATCGAAAATAATTATTGCTTTCAGTCTTGCAGTGCTTCAatggtgtttttcagtgtgttcatTACTTGAGAAATGTAAgcagtttgataaaacacaacattgcaATACTCATACAAAAATGTATACTTGTAACTCTTGTGCAAAACCCTTTAGTTTGCCAGAACAAATCTGTGGAGCTGATGCTTTTATTCTAAAGGATATCGACCGGAAGTGTCGGTGTTGTCGCAGCTGAGCGGAAACAACGTGTGACGCCTCGTGTTTGACGGGTTGGTCTGACTCCAGTTAGCAAACTAGGACCAATAGACTCTTTTAAAACTGTTATCAGCGTCTGCAGTTCAACCGGTGGGctcattacacaaacacacatcattatGTGGCAGTGGTTTCATGTAAATGCTGTATCAACGTTAGCTTGCTTTTTATTCGTAACTAACTTTTTAGCTCCgtaaagctaacgttagccagcTAAGTTGCCTGGTAATATTACTTACTCATCAATAACATAATAGGTGTTTATTCGCAGTGTTCAAATCAACTGTGTTTCTTGCTAACGTATGACAACATGATAGTTCCCAGTAGTATTTTGTGATGCTCTTTCCTTGCTAGTAGATTCTATTCCtgaatataaaaacatgcagtATTGACCTTAAATAATatgcagcctctctctctccaggtgttACATGTAATACACTGAGCTCTGCACCAGCTGCCACTCGCATTACTCAGTTATAGCTTTGTCTATTGAGGGACAGATCACTGTACAGCATGTCCTCCCAGGGAGATGGAGCTGCAGAAGAGGGCCCTGAAACAGCCTCCACTGAGACTGATGCCACCAGTGGGgacatcatcactgtcaccaTTGGAGCAACCGTGCCAACTGGGTTTGAACACACTGCTGCGGAGGAGATCAAGGAGAAAATTGGGGTTGATGCACGAATTAGCAAAGATCGTGGTCGTGTATTCTTTCCAATAACCACTGACAAGCTATTCCAGGTAAGACTCAAAGCCAGTGGAGGCCCAGTGCCCTCAGGTTTTTCTTACTATCATATTGCATTATAACCAAAGAAGACATTGCTTTGTGGAGGCCAGTGGTGATATACTGAAACTATCAAGCATATAAATGCACAGGAAATCTCTATCTCACATCTATCTGTTTCCCTATTCATCTATTTTCCCACTTGTAGGTTCATCTTCTGAAGTCTGTGGACAACCTGTTTGTTGTGGTTGAGGAATATCACCATTACCAGTTCAAGGAATCAAAGGTAACGCACAGCCATCTTTATTCTGTTGTAGCtgatataaaatacattattattgtCAGGGAAGTAACACTTTGTTTTGTACAGGACGAAACATTAATGGAGTTGCAGGAGCTCGCCTCCAAACTCCCATGGACTAATGCCCTAGAGGTCTGGAAACTAAATGGCACcctaaaaaagaagaaaggccACCGGAGAGGAGGAAATGCCGCTAAATCAAAGCCCAACTGCGAGACCGGTGATGTAACCTTGGCTGACACTGAGCAGCAAGAGCTACCTCAGGCAGTGTCAGCTGCTGAAGGTCAGACAGGGGCAGAGGACACACATGAGGGGGAGACCTGTACACAGGACTCAGATGAGGCAGCACCCGGGGCCAAACTAATCAAGTTTCGTGTGACGTGCAACAGGGCTGGTGACAAACACAGCTTTTCCTCTAATGAGGCAGCCAGAGACTTTGGTGGAGCTGTACAAGAATTCTTCCAATGGAAAGCAGACATGACAAAGTTTGACATAGAGGTAGGCATGCTTGTTCAGACTCATATGATAAGAAGCAAATACCATTGCGCTAGCCAAAAAACACTCTGCATATTCAGATAAACTCGCACGGCATAACCTAATGTTTAGAGTTAAggagtgacaaaaaaaacatgtgctCTAACATTTTATGAAGATACGCTGTTCTCATTATGTAACATGTTGAAAAAGGCTTCAGCCTTGTATTAAAGGTTGAAGAtgatgtgtatgttttttaagttgaagtgaaaaggtgtaaaaatgatGATCTGTGGCCTTCTACGTTTTGTAGAAATCTGTCATGGTATTTTGTTGCTTTGTAGCAGTTGCCAGGTGTGTAATCTGACGACTAAAACATAGTTTGTGTTCAAGACCTAAAATGGGCTAGCTGTCATATAGATGCCTGTTTGGATACATGTTGAAATAACCAGTGCTTTATGCTCGGATGTTCCAGTTTACTATAGTTTATAGTCCAGAATATTAGGACGACTGCAactaaccattattttcattattggttTATCCTCTAGTTAGTTTCTCAATTAACCAATTATTAATTTAGTCCATTCAAtcaaaaagaatgaaaaatgactgaaataattaaaacaaatcaaaattaaTTGTCTTTCAGTAATTTCAGCtgcataaaatattaatattattgacACTTGATTTCTAATCATGTACTGTATCTTTCTGCACTGTAGGTTTTACTAAACATACACAATGAAGAGGTGGTGATTGGCATTGCACTCACAGAAGAGAGTCTTCACAGGAGAAACATCAGTCACTTTGGACCCACTACACTGCGGTCTACCTTATGCTATGGCATGCTTAGGTAACTCTTTTACACTGTTTTCACCAGGTGCACCATGTGATCCTGAGCTCAGATTATCCATGTGATCCATGTGATGTACATTTTGTCATCCGCTCATGCCTGCAAAGGCCAGAGCGGATGTCTGTGTGCAGCGCCTCCAGATACTATATGTTCTGTAAACAACAGAACTGTGTGCATGTCTGCTGTCCACTCTCctgtctgcatctgttttcaaatgtaacaGGGATTTCTGAATTAGAATACTTGAATAACATGTTAGTCCAAAATTATAATTGTCTGGCTGATCTTGTTTAAAAAGGTGAAGGTTGCTGTGTTTATAGGACAAAGTTTcagtcacagaaaacattttcacctttGAACAACTGTCATAATACCAATTATTATGATTACCTTACCAAGgttacagaagaagaaggaaaagttGGTGAATACTGCCGAGCAGACTGTCACCTAACAGTAGATGTATTTGTTTACCATCTCCCACTCATGCAAATAGATGCACATGAGGAAAAAGGGGCGAACAGATGAGGAAATGAGACATATACCCACTAAATTCTTATTCGAACCTGAATTTTACTCCATAATTTAATCATAATCCATGAGAGAAATATGTCTTTCTTGGTAGTAACAAAGCAAACTTGGCCAAATTACAGAGTGAGTAAAAAGATATGACTTTGGTGCGCTCTGAGCAAGAATTGAGAAAGAAGACGAAGTTGGCAGTGAGGTAATCATGCTTGCCCTGACTTGCTACATGTGTATCCACTATCATCCCTATCACTAGCCAAGAAAAACTTTTCTTGGTCAAACCATGGTgtttattttaaggcataacGGAAGAGACAAATGCTCTGCTAACTAACATTTTCCATGAAGATAAGCATGTGATGTAACAAGTGAAATGCAGTTTgggatgtttcttttttcaaactCCAGTTTCTCCAAACCAATTAGGAATCCCCTCACACAGAGGTGATGCTCTGAGCATGTTATCTAGGATTCTCTCCTGTAGGGCCCTAATCCCTGAAGTAGGTATTGAAAATTACAGGTAATTTGACAATTGAAGACAAGGTTTGTCTCTGCATTAAATTTAGTTATCTTACTTATTCTGGTTTGGCTAATATTTGGATGTCTCCTTGGATAATGACATACATTACATAGTTGTTTTAGGTGTCACCAGTATATCAGTCAAAGTATGTGCAAAATCAGTGAATGAAGTATAGAGACTTAGCAGTGGCATCACATCTGGGGTTTGTGGTGCATTTAAGTCAACATTACAAGCAGAAATGGCACTGAGGTTAAATAGGGGACAGCAGTGTGCGGAGATCATTGACCAATGGTTTATGGTTTGTCCAACCAAGGCAATTACCCTGGATACTTATGAGAAATTGTATTTCCTTTAGATATTCATTGAGCATATGATccaaaaaaaaccttcatgACTCATTTTCTCAGTTTACAAATCATAACAATGTTCTGCAGTGCTAAGAATAACTCTGCAATTATAAGATACAAATTATGGTGAGAACAAGTGCTCTTGCGTGTCATGTAAATGGCTGTAAGGCGGTTTTGTTTAGTAACtgaatcgtgtgtgtgtgtgtgtgtgtgtgtgtgtgtgtgtgtgtgtgtgtgtgtgtgtgtgtgtgtgtgtgtgagagagagagagtcatgtTCAGTATTTAGTTTTTAAGAGAGCAGAGAGTTAGAGCAGCactcatttaaacattttcgTGGCTGATACAATGAGTTGGTTTCATCACAGGTAAAGAACACGTTGAGGCTTGTTAGGAGAGGAATAGCAGAACTGGTGGATACTAGATGTTGACATGAATAAAATGAGTTAATATgcttataaaacattttgtattggTGCTATATTCATACTTTATTGTCTGTTGACAGGCTGTGCAAACCTCAGGCATCTGATATAATTCTTGATCCAATGTGTGGGACTGGAGCTATACCACTGGAGGTGAGACATTATTTAGGATCCTAACTCTGACCCTGGCTGAATAATatatttgcaagttttgctTAGACAATGAAAAAGCACATTGTAAAGGGtacacacagtgtgtgcatTAAAGCCCTCTCTCATGGCATCATTTGTTCACAGTCTAAACTGTGTTGTGGTCTTAATACTTCTCAAAATCTGCTCATCATTACACTGCACTAATATG is drawn from Seriola aureovittata isolate HTS-2021-v1 ecotype China chromosome 2, ASM2101889v1, whole genome shotgun sequence and contains these coding sequences:
- the thumpd3 gene encoding THUMP domain-containing protein 3, with protein sequence MSSQGDGAAEEGPETASTETDATSGDIITVTIGATVPTGFEHTAAEEIKEKIGVDARISKDRGRVFFPITTDKLFQVHLLKSVDNLFVVVEEYHHYQFKESKDETLMELQELASKLPWTNALEVWKLNGTLKKKKGHRRGGNAAKSKPNCETGDVTLADTEQQELPQAVSAAEGQTGAEDTHEGETCTQDSDEAAPGAKLIKFRVTCNRAGDKHSFSSNEAARDFGGAVQEFFQWKADMTKFDIEVLLNIHNEEVVIGIALTEESLHRRNISHFGPTTLRSTLCYGMLRLCKPQASDIILDPMCGTGAIPLEGAIEFNSSYYVAGDNNDMAVNRTVNNICHIQKRRADKGSVSGLPIDTVQWDLCNLPIRTSSVDIIITDMPFGKRMGSRKKNWDLYPSCLREMARVCRPGSGKAVLLTQDKKCFSKAISRMGGLWRKQHTVWVNVGGLHAGVYLLKRTGDVFGQTPEDVYESRGTVNTQGNEKDDKQLS